A segment of the Lolium perenne isolate Kyuss_39 chromosome 3, Kyuss_2.0, whole genome shotgun sequence genome:
CAGCCCAACCACACCTAGCTATCCCCGTCCTCTTCGCAGCCATGGCCGCGCCGCGCCCAACAGCGGCAAGCCCACGCCGCCGGCGCTGGATCCTACTCACTATTTCTCCATCCCACTAGTCCTCCCGTGCTCGCCGTCGGCCAACCCCTGCTCGGCCGCCGCGTCCGTCCCCACCCTGCTTGACCTCCAGGACGTGGGTAGCGCCTTGCCCGATCCCTGCCCGGCCTCCACGACGTGGACAAAGCCGCCCACGGCGACGACCCCTCCTCGGCGGGCCGACCGCGCACGCACCGCTCCATGGATCCCTTCCCCGCTCCTGCCCTGGAGAGGAACTGGGCAGATCTCGGGGACGGGCCGGCGGGGCTGATCGCCTCGCCGACCGCGTCCTCGCCCGCGACGTCGCGGACTACGTGCGCTTCCGGGCCGTCTGCAGCTCCTGGCGCCGGTGCTCCGCCGACCCGCGCGTGCAGGGCGGACTCGACCGCCGGTTCCATCCCTGGCAGTGGGCCATGCTCTGCGAGGAACTCGCCGTGCCGGACCGCCGCTCCTTCCTGAACACGTCCACCGGCGAGTTCGTGCAGGTCGACATCCCGGAGCTCCACGACCACAAGGTGCTCGCCTCCACCCCCGAAGGGCTCCTCGTTCTGGTCCACAAGCGGCAGCGCGCCGCAGTCCACCTGCTCAACCCGCTCACCCGCCAGATCACGCATCTCCCGCCGCTCACCACGCTGCTGCCTCCCAAGCACGTCGACAAGCTTTCCGAAGATTACATCTATTTCGACGGGGAATTCAGAGCGTGGGGCTCCGGCATCGCCAACGATGATTCAACAACAGTGCTGCTCTGCTTCAACAGGCTCCGCATCATCGGCATGGCTAAGCCTGGCGACGAGTCCTGGAATTTGCTGGACTACGGTGCTAACGGGATGACGACAGCGCCTCTAATGTTTGCTGGCCGCTTCTACTGTGTTAACCTCACTGATGTCATGGTGCTGGAAACGGGACCAGATCAGCCACCGCAGCTTAAGGTGGCTGCCAATCTGGGTCTGCATGTCTCGCCGATCGCTCACAGTGTGCACCTCATGAACAATTCCGGGGAGCTGATGCTGGTGCATCGTCGGTTCGGACGACTGACGCCGCGGAATAAATCTGGGTGGGCCTACAACGCTTATCGAGTTGATTTCGACAGCGGGACACTATTCCCGGTCAAGAGCCTGGGTGGCCGTGCGGTGTTCATGGCCTTGGACTGCTCTCTTTCGGTGCCTCTAGACGTTTTCCCCTCCGGCTCCCTTTGTGCTGACACCATCTACTTGAGGTTTGACGTTCGTGAGAGAATGATGTTAAAAGCTGGAGCATATCATCTTGCAGATGGAAGCGCCGAACTCCCATGTAGCCTGGTGCCACGGCCGCATACTCTCATCGATTGTCTGTCATTTGCCGATACTGTCAAAAAGTGATCGATACTTTAGCCAGTCAGCATGGTTTATGCAGTGTGTACTCTTTATCTTGTTTGGTTAGCTAGTATTTGAGTTTATGTATCTAGCTACAGTTATTTATGGATGCCTGGTCCTGCTCAGTTTGCATATTGAACCTACCAGCCATACATACATATCTGTATAAGCATCTAGCTAGCAAGTCTAGTGTGAAGAGGAGTTTAGCCCTGAAATGCAAAGGCATGGTATGCACATGTTCTCTTTACTGGTGTTGTCAGAAGCTGATGTCGAAACAACACATTGTTGTATGTCGTGATAAAATATCTAGTTCGATTGGAGAACATGTCAATATATACTGCTACCCTTTTTCATTTATCTATGCACCAAGGTGTTTGTGCAAATTCCAGTTTCTCTAACTATGCCAGACAGGCTGCTATGACTGTTTAATTTGGGCTGTTTCTAATTTTTGCCGACTTCCATTTGAATATCTTTGTGTTGTTGGTTGTAAGCATGGTTCTGCAAGACtgctaatctgggacagtgaagaGTAGATAGTGCTAACATTTCTTACTGATTTATGTTATGGATACGTGATGCTaaaaaaaaaaatccatgaaaTGCATGATAGGAGTATATTAAATGCATGTtgatcctgtacaacttttctgctaTCATCCTGTCAAAGCTGAATTTCCTGTTATTCTCCTAGTTCTCTTATCGCATTGCACATTTGCCAATGCAATCTGCAAGCATTCATTGTTGAGAGGGATTTATGTAATTCTAGGTAGAAAACTAGAAATAGAGTGTTATCCTCTCAAAAGGTGTTGCTTCGATCTGTCAAATACACCTGACAGTAATATTCATAGTTTTAGGGCAATATTATGTTTCTCCAGTCTCTCACCTAACATAGTCCTGAATTCTATTGTTAAGTCTGTCTTCTTTGCAGTTTATTTTGGTTTTGGTCGTCTAGAGCCATCTGAACACAGTAAGTAGAAAATAATTTTCTTGGTGTTGAACTGTTGTTTAATCTCTGCAATAACTCCAGTAAGCTCGAATAACTAGCTGGTCCTAACAAATTCCATGATAACACTGCCTAACACTGCTCAGCATGCTTCTTTTGTATATCGATTAATTTATTGATATCTTGAAGTTTGATAGAGCTAAACTAGACAAAATAATTGTTCACTGTTACACACTCGGGCTCGAGTCAATGGGAACATGGCTGGTGGATTCCTCAAGATTCAGAGACGTAGAGCTCCATATTGGAGAGCACTTAGTTTAGCTGTGTCCTAATCTTGGCTGAAATTTACCTCCAACTCCAGTTTGGTTTCAGTGTGCATCCAAACAAAAGAACTGTGCCATGTCCAATTCCATTTTGAGATTTCCCAGCCCATATCTTACATCCAAACTGTCAGTCAATGTTTTATTTGCTCATAAACATTCCGACCCTTGCTTTCATAAACCAATATCAGAGCACATAGTTTCTCCTTTGAATGCTTTTTGCAGTTTTCATCGTCGGAAAGCTAATGAATGAGAATGGAGATTATGAAGAACTTCCTTTAATAGCCAGGTTTGAACTTATATATTACCTAGGAACACCCTATATGTGCTCTACACTTTTTCAATGCTTGTCTGATGATATAGTGCAACAATCCAACAACTGTACTCCATTGTACTAAACAATAAGCTAGTCGATTTGTGTCTTCTCTTTGCTTATTCTTCTCCCAGGCTGATAAATTTTGGTGTAGGGAGAGGGAGGGGCCAGTAAGTGCACATGCGGCAGTATATATGGTGGATTTTTGAAGTAGTGTATGGTATTGGTAATCTCTTGGTTATGGCAGAGTAATTGCATTGGTTAAATGCGTGCTTTTCTATTGAATAACAACTGAGTTTGACACTGTACTTGTAGAATGATGATCAAAGTCCTGTCGATGAGTCACATTGGGTGATCTTGTTATATTCTTAGCAGTGGTATGTAACTGTAGTCTCTGTTATATAACATGATCAGCTATATATGATTTATGATCATAATTTGCTCATCGAGTCATTATTTATAACGCCAAATTTTACCTGGCTAGTGCCATCATCTACGATTTTTATCCTTCTATGCTTCTTGGAATTAGGTCAGTTCAAAGCAGAAGGAGACCCATAGCACCAGTGGGGTGCGAGCCACTATAGAAACAAGCCCCCCTATTCAGTACAAGGTCCAGATAATTGAGTTTTCCCATCTTTAAACTCAACTTTTCTTTAATTCTATGCATAATGATACATTTATTTTTTCAAGAATAGTTGAGGCACAATCCTTATGCTACAGTTTAGAAATTTGAATTCTATTTTATACCTCTTTTTTTGCTGGACATTATCAATTTCTTATGGTTTCAGAAAAATTATCAATTTTTTTGTTAATAATTATACTGATCTGTCGGTAGCTGTAACTTATTGTTTCTTGCTCTCACTATTCACTGCACTCCTTGTTCATACAGTTTACTGTACTTGACAAAACATGTATAACTAGGCAACTAGCATCACTTAAAAAACGCCAAACCTTTGTAAAATCATTGACATTTCTGTAAATAATGAAAAAAATACAAGTTAAGTGTATGATTTGAATCCTTCTTTTCTGGGGAACATAATTCATTTTGAAGAGTTTATCATGGTTAAACTTAGTTACTGACTACCGGTATTAGTTCTGGAGTAGCAGTTTTCGAAATATATACTTGTGTTGCTCTATTGGGTATACGTAAGATCTAAAGTTTGAATTGCGAGAGGAATACCCAAGAAACAAAAGAGAATCATTGCAAACTTGGCAATTTTAGTCTTTCTTCTTTTTGACTGCAAACATATGGTACTGGATGGCGTGATTGATCTGATACTGAAGCCAATCTTTTGTGTGAACAGTTCTAATTTGTCATCTGATCTGATACTGAATTATTATGATGACAGGTGTCCTAATAGCACAAGGCCGCTAAATTGCCACTCTTCTCCTTCAGAGCCTCTTATACTGCTTCCCTCCACATGACAATGCTTTGGAcaggtgcgtttgctcttatcaaGATAAAGTAAACATAGTACAGTATTTATTTGTTTCTGGTAAAAGTACAGATAACATCCAGCTCCCAAACATGATCATGACAGTTATATGGTCTCAGCGATATATTAAGCAATGAGCGATGCCGGTTTGTATTCTGTAGCCAACGTTGAGGCCATTTCGGCGCCTGAAGAAATGTAGACCCTAGTAAAAACCTCAAGGGCGATGTGCCGCAGGCCTAGGGCAGGCCCAATTCTAACGACGAGAATCACAGCTTCGATTTACTTGCAAAAGGATTGTTATTTTGGATCATTATAGGCCTGATAATCCTGTAGGTTTTATGCAGTATTGGCTTCCGTGCTGACATTAATATCATGTGTTGTACACTCTGTGGCATTGTAGTTTTAGACATGTACTGCttccctctagtgttcttgctgctTAAAGCGCACAATTCATTTTTTTGAACAAAAGTTAGTGGAATAAATTATAATTCACTGCAGTGACTCTTGTTATTTTGGCATTTGGAGAAAATGACTCAAGAGCTATAGAAATACATTTGCCCTTTACGCCGAATATTCTTGCAGCTTCAGAATGAGCAGTAATAGGCTACTACCCTAGCAAGCCCGCAACACACAGCTGAAGACCAATAACTGGTCGTCCCATATTCACTTCCAGTTACACCTCCACCGAGGAGCCGTGCTGCTACCGGCGGCGACGGCGTAGTCTCATCTACGCTCCCCCGGTCAGTGAATCGGTAGAGATCCAAGTCTCACAAACGACGACCACCCTCCTCGGTGGGCCGAGCGCCCGCACGTCCCTCCATGGATCCCTGCTCCTCACCTGCCCCGGAGAAGAAGAATTGGGCGGATCTCGGCGACGGGCCGGCGGGGCTGATCTCCGACTGCGTCCTCGCATACGACGTCGCCGACTACATCCGCTTCCGCGCCGTGTGCGGTTCTTGGCGGCGGTGCTCCGCGGCCCCGCCCTTGGACGGCCGGCTGGACCGCCGGTTCCACCCCCGGCGGTGGATCATGCTACGGGAGCCACTCGACGCTCCCCCCGTCCGCCGCCGCTTCCTCAACTCCTCCACCGGCGAGTGCGTCCAGGTGGACATACCCGAACTCCATGACCACAACGTGCTCGCCCCCACCGCCGAGGGCCTCCTCGTCCTGCTCCACGCCCGCAAGCACGTCCGCCTGCTCAACCCGCTGACCGGCCAGCTCTTGCAGCTCCCGGCGCTCACCACGCTGCTCCCCGCGATGTACCACCACAGGCTCGCAGTTCACAACACCCATTTTGGCACGGACTTTGCAGCGTGGGGCTCCGGCGTCGCCGACGATGATTCCACATTCGTGCTCTGCTTCTACCGCCTCCACATCCTAGGCGTGGCCAAGCTCGGCGACCAGTCGTGGACGCTGCTCAAGTTCAGGGACCCGATGAGGACGGCGCCGCTCATGTTCGCAGGGCACTTCTACTGCGTTACCGTAGACGGTGTCATGGTGCTAGCAGAGACGAGTCCACCGCGGCTGGAGCTTGCTGCCGGGCGACATATGCCGGTTTCCGTGGAGATGGATAGCACGCACCTCGTGGACAACGGTGGGCAGCTGATGCTGGTTCACCGCAGGTTCTCGCAGCTCGGGAGGAGCTATGACTTGTATTGGGTGGATTTGGACACCAAGGCTCTGCTCCCCGTCAACAGCCTTGGCGGGGGACGCGCATTGTTCATGGGCATGTATTGCTCTATCTCGGTGCCTGTTGAGGTGTTCCCCTCCGGCTCCATTAGCAGTGACACCATCTATTTGAGCTTCGACGTCGATGAGAGGGCAGATACCGAGGCTTACCATCTAGTGGATAGAAGTACCACACCTGCTGCCAGCTACAACATGGATGGCCTGGTACTGCAGCCACATACTCTTGTACACTGCCTTGCTTTGTGCATTGCTGGCAATATCGTTGGATTTGAAGAAGATTAGCATCAGTATTCAGTACTTCGAATGTATGTTTTGGTCTCCATTCAGATAACATTTGTACTTCCCCACTGTTAATTTTTTGTGTGACTGTATCTTGACTGGTTTTTCTGCTGACTTCACTTTCATTTGAGTACGGCCAGACACATATTTCAGTTACTAGTAAGTTGTAAGCATGCCTCTGCAGACTAATACTCTAGAAGAACTGAAGAGTATGCCATAAAAGGATTTTTTTTTGCGATGACATAAAAGGATATTTAACTAGTTAGTCAGTGTACATGAGTgttattattttctatttttatgTATGAGGAGAGAGCATGAGATGTATGTTGATACTATGGTTCGTTAATCAAGAAAGAAACAACAACTTTCGCTCCAGAAATCAATACTGCATTGCTTTCATTACAGAGGTCAGCTAGTGACACTGCTTTACCATCATTACAGAGGTCAGATAGTGAAACAAATCTTTTTTTGTGATGACTTCTAATTTGGCATTTGGTCTCTTGTGATTGCAGGGTGCCTACACCTTTGATGCTGAGACTAATGCTGTCCTAACAGCATGAaactgccactcttctcttttcagaGGACAGATATGATCATGCCAGTTATATGGTTGGCAATAAATCGGCCGCAGGTCGGTAACTGATGTTGGGGTCCTTCCAGCGCCTCTAGAGCAAGCTAAAAATTCAAGGGAGATGTTAGGCTACTTCATATGCCCTTGGCTTGGGGCCTGCCCAAAAGTTCTCACGGAGAAGAGCCACCCGTGATTGATTCAGTCATGGGGTTTGAGAAAGTGCTGTACTCATTCGAGAATAATTTCATCAATGTAACTTCATGATTATGCTTCCTAAATGAAGACGAGTCAGGTGTACATTTTGTAACATTGTAGTTTTGAACATGTATATTTATATCATTATATGTATCATGTTTTAGACTTATGTAGTGTTCTTGCTGCTTAAAGAGCATGAATCCCTTTGCATCAACATGTTGTCCGAAAACAATTTAAAGTCTGAATTAAGGTTCTCTTGTTTTGTTTCTCGTATCACTATTTAGTAAATTGATAGGAACGGTTAACATTGCAGTGAAGTAAAAAAAATATGGTTACAATAAGTTTAAATCATATTATAATTAGTATAGCTATTTCAGCCTCGAATTTTTTTTTTCAGTTAGAGCCAGGTTTATACGGACTATATATTTAGGAAGTCACGCCAAAAACAAGAGGCAAGAAAATTGCAGCAACACACAATCGGTGACCGGCCCGATATACACCTGAATAAAGTCCAACCGCACCTCGTCTCGTTTCACGGTTCCACCAAGCCACCGAGGAGTCCTGCCGCTGCCGGCGTCGGCGCAGTCCCATCTACGCCTCTCCGGTTCGTCCATACGACGACGTACCCTTCTCGCCGGGCCGATCACCTACGCAACGCTCCATGGCtcccgcctcctcctctcctacCCTAACCAGGGGGCACTGGACGAATCTTGCGGACGGACCGGCGGCCATGATCGCCGAGCGCCTCCTCGCCCACGGCGTCGCCGAGTACGTCCGCTTCCGCGCCGTGTGCGTCTCATGGCGGCTCTCCACCGCGGATCTGCACGCGCACGGCGGCGGCCTGGACCGCCGGTTCCACCCCCGGCGGTGGATCATGCTCCACGAAACGCCCGGCGCCGCAGAAccagaccgccgccgccgcttcctcaACCTGTCCACCGGCGAGTGCGTCCAGGTCCGCCTCCCGGAGCTCCTCGACCACGCGGTGCTCGCCCAGACCTGCGAGGGCCTCCTCGTCCTGCTCCACCGCGACCGCACACACCACGTCCGCCTGCTCAACCCGCTGACGCGCCACCTGATCACGCAGCTCCCGCCGATCACCACGCTGCTGCCCGAGCAGGATCCAGACCACCACCTCCTGCACAGCCCTTGTTCTGCCATATATTTTGGAGCATGGGGCTCCGGCATTCTCGACGACAAGGACTCCACGGTGGTGCTCTCTTTCAACTCGCTCGAGGCGTGGCCAAGCCTGGCGACATGCACTGGACGCTGCTAAGGTTCCCCAACAGCCTGCGAACGACGTCATGTATGTTTGCAGGCCGTTTCTATTGTTTCACCGAACGCGGTGTTATGGTGCTCAAGAATCATCCACCACGACTGGAGGTGGCCGCCAACCAGCGTTTTAGTATGAATGTTTCCCCAATGGAAGATAGTGTGCATCTGGTGGATAATGCCGGGGAGTTGATGCTGGTACACTGTAGGTTCTCGCGGCGGTACTGGAAGATAAGGAGGTATGACGTGTACCGAGTGGATTTGGACCATGGGACTCTGTGCCAAGTCGACAGCTTGGGTGATGGAGGACACGCACTATTCCTTGGTATGCGTTGGTCTCTCTCGGTGCCTGTTGGGGTTTTCCCGGACGGCTCCATCAGTGGTGACACCATCTACCTAAGATTCGACATCGACGAGAGGGATCGAACCGAGGGCTGCCATCTTGCGGACAGAAGCATCATACCTACTGCCAGCTACGATCGCTTGGTGCTGCTGCCGCATATTCTTGTCGACTGCCTCTCCTTGTGCAATACCGTCCGGATATGAAACAAAAGACCTTCAGCATAAGTAAGCTAAACTGTATTGCCAAGTTTCTTTCTGCTCATGCTTTGTTTAGTTGAATTTGAAGACATTTAGGGACATATTTTCATTTTAAGCATTAAATAATCTTGTATGGGTTAAGAGTTTAGGCATGGGATGCCATCTTGCCTTGTTACTCAGGTACATCCGTACATGATAGTTGCTCATATTTTTCATTTGGCTAATATGGTTGTTGCTTTGTTAAAGTCAAAACAAGTGATGCGATGTTTTTCAGTATATGGCTTTCAACACCTAAAAGTTATCGTCTTGGTGATGCTCTCCTTCTACTTTCTATGGATGCAATAGACAGCATAGGCAAGGTGACATTTGCTAGAAGTTGCTCAAGTTGAGTGAACGGTAATGATCGCGAGGAAACCCACGACTACATTAATTCACGTGCACCCAGGTTCAACTGGGACTTTTCCTCCTAGTTATGGTTAACTAATGTGAGCACCAGTGATGCTTCCTAATGATCTGACATACATACGTTTGTTACGCAACAAGGATGGCTAAACTTATTTGTGACAGATCGACAAACTGATTTTACTTTAACAAGACGTGTGAGATTAGCCCCAGTCACCCGATGAAACATAATTAAATGTTCAAAGTGGGAGCCTTGGTAAAAATAGCGTCACTGTTATGAAAATGGAATTTTTCTGCTATGGGATCCTAGATATGATCATGTAATTCCATCTCCCAAGAAAATAGTCTAGGAAAACTGAAGACTCTAGCCATAAAACGATTCGAGAGATAGAGTAAAGATACTCATGGTGCTACACTAGTTTTGTTGGTCAATCATGCGCTACACTAGTATGGTCGTATGTTTTTTTTCTAAGATTGGAATCTATTAGGACAGGACTTTTCCCTTTATTCTGAAAAAATCTAATGTGTTCCTAACTATCTTGATTCAAGGAGTGCACTTGAGCATATAGATGTCACATATATAGGCATTGAGGAT
Coding sequences within it:
- the LOC139838317 gene encoding uncharacterized protein; translation: MDPCSSPAPEKKNWADLGDGPAGLISDCVLAYDVADYIRFRAVCGSWRRCSAAPPLDGRLDRRFHPRRWIMLREPLDAPPVRRRFLNSSTGECVQVDIPELHDHNVLAPTAEGLLVLLHARKHVRLLNPLTGQLLQLPALTTLLPAMYHHRLAVHNTHFGTDFAAWGSGVADDDSTFVLCFYRLHILGVAKLGDQSWTLLKFRDPMRTAPLMFAGHFYCVTVDGVMVLAETSPPRLELAAGRHMPVSVEMDSTHLVDNGGQLMLVHRRFSQLGRSYDLYWVDLDTKALLPVNSLGGGRALFMGMYCSISVPVEVFPSGSISSDTIYLSFDVDERADTEAYHLVDRSTTPAASYNMDGLGAYTFDAETNAVLTA